Proteins from one Deinococcus sp. AB2017081 genomic window:
- the trmFO gene encoding methylenetetrahydrofolate--tRNA-(uracil(54)-C(5))-methyltransferase (FADH(2)-oxidizing) TrmFO yields the protein MSAAPDSSIPTITVIGAGLAGSEAALAAARAGVRVRLYEMRPVKMTPAHRSGNFAELVCSNSLGGEGEQQSKGLLQAELRSVGGLIVGAADASKLPAGNALAVERDEFSERVTRAVRDHPLIEVRGEEVTAVPEGIAVIASGPLTSDALAADVARLTGSERLSFYDAAAPVIAADSIDFDVAWRAGRYEQSADYVNCPFTKDEYLAFFAALEQARAHTPHDWEHLEFFEGCMPIEEIARRGVDTPRFGPMSPKGLDDPRTGRWPYAVAQLRQEDRAGQLWSLVGFQTGLKWGDQKAVVQLIPGLQNAEIVRYGVMHRNTYLNAPEVLDATLQLRADPTKLVAGVLAGTEGYLESAATGWLAGTNAARLALGQPALVPPAESMLGGLVRYLATANPKGFQPMNVNWALVPELPAEVNPRTGKVRKLGKREKRPIMYRRALDAFTAWAHDDAGLDVARPVWPAAVASEPIPAT from the coding sequence ATGAGCGCCGCCCCTGACTCCAGTATTCCCACCATCACCGTGATCGGGGCCGGGCTCGCCGGTTCCGAGGCCGCGCTGGCCGCCGCGAGGGCCGGGGTGAGGGTGCGCCTGTACGAGATGCGCCCCGTGAAGATGACCCCCGCGCACCGCAGCGGCAACTTTGCCGAACTGGTGTGCAGCAACTCGCTGGGCGGCGAGGGCGAGCAGCAGAGCAAGGGCCTGCTCCAGGCCGAACTGCGGAGCGTGGGCGGGCTGATCGTCGGCGCGGCCGACGCGTCGAAACTGCCCGCTGGGAACGCCCTGGCGGTCGAGCGCGACGAGTTCAGCGAGCGGGTCACGCGGGCCGTGCGCGACCACCCGCTGATCGAGGTTCGGGGCGAGGAGGTCACGGCCGTCCCGGAGGGCATCGCCGTGATCGCGTCCGGGCCGCTGACCTCGGACGCGCTGGCCGCCGATGTCGCCCGCCTCACCGGCAGCGAGCGCCTGAGCTTCTACGACGCTGCTGCGCCTGTGATCGCTGCCGACAGCATCGACTTTGACGTGGCGTGGCGGGCGGGGCGCTACGAGCAGAGCGCCGACTACGTGAACTGCCCGTTCACCAAGGACGAGTACCTGGCGTTCTTCGCGGCGCTGGAACAGGCCCGCGCCCACACCCCGCACGACTGGGAGCACCTGGAATTCTTCGAGGGCTGTATGCCCATCGAGGAGATCGCCCGGCGCGGCGTGGACACCCCCCGCTTTGGCCCCATGTCGCCCAAGGGGCTGGACGATCCCCGCACCGGCCGCTGGCCCTACGCGGTCGCGCAGCTCCGGCAGGAAGACCGGGCCGGGCAGCTGTGGTCGCTGGTCGGCTTCCAGACCGGCCTGAAGTGGGGCGACCAGAAGGCGGTCGTGCAGCTCATTCCTGGCCTCCAGAACGCCGAGATCGTCCGCTACGGCGTCATGCACCGCAACACCTACCTGAACGCACCCGAGGTGCTGGACGCCACGCTGCAGCTCCGCGCCGATCCGACGAAACTTGTGGCGGGCGTCCTGGCGGGCACCGAGGGGTATCTGGAATCGGCCGCGACCGGCTGGCTGGCGGGCACGAACGCCGCCCGCCTCGCGCTGGGCCAGCCGGCGCTGGTGCCCCCGGCCGAGAGCATGCTGGGCGGGCTGGTGCGCTACCTTGCCACGGCGAACCCGAAGGGCTTCCAGCCCATGAACGTGAACTGGGCGCTGGTGCCGGAACTACCCGCCGAGGTCAATCCCAGAACCGGCAAGGTGCGCAAGCTGGGCAAGCGCGAGAAACGCCCGATCATGTACCGCCGCGCCCTGGACGCCTTCACCGCGTGGGCCCACGATGACGCCGGGCTGGATGTGGCCCGCCCGGTGTGGCCTGCCGCCGTGGCATCAGAACCCATCCCTGCGACCTGA
- a CDS encoding YdcF family protein — translation MSQTFLNSPAPVRRRSGVQGGAAVGAALAVLAAFLGEVRASVPVLLAIVVACAVAGFFPGAWRALRWGSGVLAALLLACLLTPALRVPLAALTLAQPPARADVIVVLGGGVQCGAATLEASSMTRLDRGLELWRAGYAPVMTVSEQSGLIGPADCPKMSALERAQITALYPQNGPQVLTLANVTTTTDEAARVRDFARQRGWTRVLLVTTPSHSRRAAGLFARHGLTVISVPAREVRYDTTLPTPLDRLWAVRVLAYEGLSRVKQALGGTPERP, via the coding sequence ATGTCGCAGACGTTTCTGAACTCACCCGCCCCCGTGCGGCGCCGTTCCGGCGTCCAGGGCGGCGCGGCCGTGGGCGCCGCCCTGGCCGTGCTGGCCGCCTTCCTGGGCGAGGTGCGGGCCAGCGTGCCGGTGCTGCTGGCCATCGTGGTGGCGTGCGCGGTGGCCGGGTTCTTTCCTGGAGCGTGGCGGGCGCTGCGGTGGGGGTCGGGCGTGCTGGCGGCGCTGCTGCTGGCGTGCCTGCTCACTCCCGCCCTGCGTGTGCCCCTGGCAGCCCTGACCCTGGCGCAGCCCCCCGCCCGGGCCGACGTGATCGTGGTGCTGGGGGGCGGCGTGCAGTGCGGCGCAGCCACGCTGGAGGCATCGAGCATGACCCGGCTGGATCGCGGTCTGGAGCTGTGGCGGGCTGGGTACGCGCCGGTCATGACCGTCTCGGAACAGTCGGGGCTGATCGGCCCGGCCGACTGCCCCAAGATGAGCGCCCTGGAACGTGCCCAGATCACGGCCCTGTACCCGCAGAATGGTCCGCAGGTGCTGACCCTGGCGAACGTCACGACCACCACCGACGAGGCCGCCCGTGTGCGCGACTTTGCCCGGCAACGCGGCTGGACACGGGTGCTGCTCGTGACCACCCCCAGCCACTCGCGCCGCGCCGCCGGACTGTTCGCGCGCCACGGCCTGACGGTGATCTCGGTTCCCGCCCGCGAGGTGCGCTACGACACCACCCTGCCCACGCCGCTCGACCGGCTGTGGGCCGTGCGCGTGCTGGCCTACGAGGGCCTGTCGCGGGTGAAACAGGCGCTGGGCGGCACGCCGGAGCGGCCATAG
- a CDS encoding DUF305 domain-containing protein, with protein MNRRPLWPLAVLLVMVAGLAAALLLAPARTAPTESSREVVFVRGMIQHHAQAVDMATRIRDRSRDRTLRSLALDIVLSQQEQIGQMRGWLTLWGRPWGGQGMDAAHARAMGMATPAEVNTLDTQPVAAAEVTFLQLMRRHHQGALAMVTPVLDQPSRPEVQALARQIQATQAAEIRLMDSLLAQRSASPLPTPGGTGSMDGMDMTHPDGDTHH; from the coding sequence GTGAACCGCCGACCCCTGTGGCCCCTGGCCGTGCTGCTGGTCATGGTGGCCGGACTGGCCGCCGCGTTGCTGCTCGCCCCGGCCCGGACTGCACCCACCGAATCGAGCCGCGAGGTCGTGTTCGTGCGCGGCATGATCCAGCACCACGCGCAGGCCGTGGACATGGCGACCCGCATCCGGGACCGCAGCCGCGACCGCACGCTGCGCTCGCTGGCCCTGGACATCGTGCTGTCGCAGCAGGAACAGATCGGGCAGATGCGCGGCTGGCTGACCCTGTGGGGCCGCCCATGGGGCGGACAGGGCATGGACGCCGCTCACGCCCGCGCCATGGGCATGGCCACCCCCGCCGAGGTGAACACGCTCGACACGCAGCCCGTGGCCGCCGCCGAGGTGACGTTCCTGCAACTCATGCGCCGCCACCACCAGGGGGCGCTGGCGATGGTCACGCCGGTGCTCGACCAGCCCAGCCGCCCCGAGGTGCAGGCGCTCGCCCGCCAGATCCAGGCCACCCAGGCGGCCGAGATCCGCCTGATGGACAGCCTGCTCGCCCAGCGCAGCGCGTCTCCCCTGCCCACGCCGGGCGGCACGGGGAGCATGGATGGCATGGACATGACCCACCCGGACGGTGACACGCACCACTGA
- a CDS encoding GNAT family N-acetyltransferase: MQSTDAADLLALLHWMDDAPEREVFAPEARDPNELLLECEDSRCLVMEDDAGDGVCAYCALSPFRDGLILEGPVGSGVNLRALVDRAVQGAQGLPVYAFCARDNHGVRDALDTAGFAPMHTTDFYSSPLAPLARRASVPSGHHVRHRLPMAEYLALYRASEDTWANRLDWTLGEYDAHFARDNVRLIALTRGTHVVGFAELEFDHESGRADLTYLAVHPAERGQRYGHLLLALAAADAQTHPELRTLRARAHDHMAPARALYTHAGLAHCRSVVTYLRDGDEEA, from the coding sequence ATGCAGTCCACCGATGCCGCCGACCTGCTCGCCCTGCTGCACTGGATGGACGATGCTCCGGAACGTGAGGTCTTCGCGCCAGAGGCCCGCGATCCGAACGAACTCCTGCTGGAGTGCGAGGACAGCCGCTGCCTGGTCATGGAGGACGACGCCGGGGACGGCGTGTGTGCGTACTGTGCCCTGTCACCGTTCCGGGATGGCCTGATCCTCGAGGGGCCGGTCGGTTCCGGCGTGAACCTGCGGGCACTGGTCGACCGCGCGGTGCAGGGGGCCCAGGGGCTGCCGGTCTACGCCTTCTGTGCCCGCGACAACCACGGCGTGCGGGACGCACTGGACACGGCAGGGTTCGCGCCCATGCACACCACCGATTTCTACAGCTCGCCGCTGGCCCCCCTGGCCCGGCGGGCGTCGGTGCCGTCCGGGCATCACGTGCGGCACCGGCTGCCCATGGCCGAGTACCTCGCCCTGTACCGCGCCTCCGAGGACACCTGGGCCAACCGCCTGGACTGGACACTGGGCGAGTACGACGCCCACTTTGCGCGGGACAACGTGCGCCTGATCGCCCTGACGCGCGGCACGCATGTGGTCGGCTTTGCCGAGCTGGAATTCGACCACGAGAGTGGCCGGGCCGACCTGACGTATCTGGCGGTCCATCCCGCCGAACGCGGCCAGCGCTACGGTCACCTGCTGCTGGCCCTGGCCGCCGCCGACGCGCAGACCCACCCGGAACTGCGCACCCTGCGGGCCCGTGCCCACGACCACATGGCCCCCGCCCGGGCCCTGTACACGCACGCGGGTCTCGCGCACTGCCGTTCAGTGGTGACCTACCTGCGTGACGGCGACGAGGAGGCGTGA
- a CDS encoding DUF4258 domain-containing protein → MRAQLARAEKAARRAPTPVPARAARPAPVTPQREAELTGILTDDFSLHRAHARLRDAVYDGRYTVCPHAIGHARAEGFLEHDIMNVLLSGRVRAVYPEDHRWLVCGRYEACGVSVPLHVVVQHHRDGHIDIVTAFVPKHPHHVISRARLAVMLRYDEGQIQARTARPTPRAGQRGRGRWKK, encoded by the coding sequence CTGCGTGCCCAGCTGGCCCGCGCCGAGAAGGCCGCCCGCCGCGCCCCCACGCCCGTACCCGCCCGCGCCGCCCGCCCCGCCCCGGTCACGCCGCAGCGCGAGGCCGAGCTGACCGGCATCCTGACCGACGACTTCTCGCTGCACCGCGCCCACGCCCGCCTGCGCGACGCCGTGTACGACGGCCGCTACACCGTCTGTCCCCACGCCATCGGCCACGCCCGCGCCGAGGGCTTTCTGGAGCACGACATCATGAACGTGCTGCTCTCCGGCCGCGTGCGGGCCGTGTACCCCGAGGATCACCGCTGGCTGGTCTGTGGCCGCTACGAGGCCTGCGGTGTCAGTGTGCCCCTGCACGTGGTCGTGCAGCACCACCGGGACGGGCATATCGACATCGTGACCGCCTTCGTGCCCAAGCACCCGCACCACGTCATCAGCCGCGCCCGGCTGGCGGTCATGCTGCGCTACGACGAGGGGCAGATCCAGGCCCGGACTGCAAGACCCACGCCCAGGGCCGGGCAGCGCGGGCGGGGCCGCTGGAAGAAGTGA
- the mnmE gene encoding tRNA uridine-5-carboxymethylaminomethyl(34) synthesis GTPase MnmE, whose translation MTRTGLSDTIAAIATAPGSAGVGIVRVSGPRALEVADGVLRGRRRPSRTPGGRFLFGTLVAQSGEVLDEGLCLVFREGRSYTGEDVAELQTHGSPAVLARVLARTLELGARLARPGEFTLRAYLAGRLDLSQAEAVLGLIEAHTDTARRQATLGLSGALGARVARIGAHLTRTLAAIQAMLDYPEEGVPEEDREGPLAAATADLRTLVSTARAGQVATRGARLALLGRPNAGKSSLLNALVGYERSIVTPIPGTTRDYLEAGVELAGVPVTLVDTAGIRETGDEIEAAGVRQALSLAGGADLVLALEDGSQPREPLPLDLPPDARVLRVRTKADLSPAWTDNTVLDVSAVTGEGLPTLRDALHTALLGDTSRTEAWLTTERQADAARRALAHVEAAATLPDDLAGYELEEALRCLSELTGRDVHEDVVDAVFMNFCVGK comes from the coding sequence GTGACGCGCACCGGCCTCTCGGACACCATCGCTGCCATTGCCACCGCGCCGGGGAGCGCGGGCGTGGGAATCGTGCGCGTGAGCGGCCCCCGGGCGCTGGAGGTCGCGGATGGCGTGCTCCGGGGCCGGCGGCGGCCGTCGCGCACGCCGGGGGGCCGGTTCCTGTTCGGCACGCTGGTCGCGCAGAGCGGTGAGGTGCTGGACGAGGGCCTGTGCCTGGTCTTCCGGGAGGGCCGCAGCTATACGGGCGAGGACGTGGCCGAACTCCAGACCCACGGCAGTCCGGCGGTACTGGCGCGGGTGCTGGCCCGGACGCTGGAACTGGGCGCACGGCTGGCAAGGCCCGGCGAGTTCACGCTGCGGGCGTATCTGGCCGGGCGGCTCGATCTGAGCCAGGCCGAGGCCGTGCTGGGCCTGATCGAGGCCCACACCGACACGGCGCGGCGGCAGGCGACCCTGGGGCTGTCCGGGGCGCTGGGAGCGCGGGTGGCGCGGATCGGCGCCCACCTGACCCGCACCCTGGCGGCCATCCAGGCCATGCTCGACTACCCCGAGGAAGGCGTGCCCGAGGAAGACCGGGAAGGGCCGCTGGCCGCCGCGACGGCAGACCTGCGCACCCTGGTGAGCACGGCACGCGCCGGGCAGGTCGCCACGCGCGGAGCACGGCTGGCACTGCTGGGCCGCCCGAACGCCGGGAAGAGCAGCCTGCTCAATGCCCTGGTCGGCTATGAACGCTCGATCGTCACGCCGATTCCCGGCACGACCCGCGACTATCTGGAGGCCGGCGTGGAGCTCGCAGGCGTGCCGGTCACGCTGGTCGACACGGCGGGCATCCGCGAGACCGGCGACGAGATCGAGGCCGCCGGGGTACGGCAGGCGCTGAGTCTGGCGGGCGGCGCCGACCTCGTGCTGGCCCTGGAGGACGGTTCGCAGCCCCGCGAACCCCTGCCGCTCGACCTGCCGCCCGACGCCCGCGTGCTCCGCGTGCGGACGAAGGCCGATCTATCGCCCGCGTGGACAGACAACACCGTGCTCGACGTGAGCGCCGTGACCGGCGAGGGGCTGCCCACGCTGCGCGACGCGCTGCACACGGCGCTGCTGGGCGACACCTCCCGCACCGAGGCGTGGCTGACCACCGAGCGGCAGGCCGACGCGGCGCGGCGGGCCCTGGCGCACGTGGAGGCCGCCGCCACCCTCCCGGACGACCTCGCGGGCTATGAGCTGGAGGAAGCCCTGCGCTGCCTCTCGGAACTGACCGGCCGCGACGTGCACGAGGACGTGGTGGACGCGGTGTTCATGAACTTCTGCGTGGGGAAGTAG
- a CDS encoding GTP-binding protein: MSTINFAAREINCKIVYYGPGMSGKTTNLKHVFSRVPGHLRGDMVSLATEDERTLFFDFLPLDLGTVQGFKTRFHLYTVPGQVFYNASRKLILRGVDGIVFVADSAPDRLRANAESMRNLRENLAEHGIDVKEVPIVLQINKRDLPNALPADMIRSVIDPGKELLLFEAMSDKGVGVFETLKTVSRLVLERLSKNK, from the coding sequence ATGAGCACCATCAACTTCGCTGCCCGGGAGATCAACTGCAAGATCGTGTACTACGGTCCGGGCATGAGCGGCAAGACCACCAACCTCAAACACGTCTTCTCACGCGTGCCCGGCCACCTGCGCGGCGACATGGTGTCGCTGGCGACCGAGGACGAGCGCACGCTGTTCTTCGACTTCCTGCCGCTGGATCTGGGCACCGTGCAGGGCTTCAAGACCCGCTTCCACCTGTACACCGTGCCGGGGCAGGTGTTCTACAACGCCAGCCGCAAGCTGATCCTGCGCGGTGTGGACGGCATCGTGTTCGTCGCGGACAGCGCCCCGGACAGACTGCGCGCCAATGCCGAGAGCATGCGCAACCTGCGCGAGAACCTGGCCGAACACGGCATCGACGTCAAGGAGGTGCCGATCGTGCTGCAGATCAACAAGCGCGATCTGCCGAACGCCCTTCCCGCCGACATGATCCGCTCGGTGATCGATCCGGGGAAGGAACTCCTGCTGTTCGAGGCCATGTCTGACAAGGGCGTGGGCGTGTTCGAGACCCTGAAGACCGTGAGCCGGCTGGTGCTGGAGCGGCTGTCGAAGAACAAGTAG
- a CDS encoding roadblock/LC7 domain-containing protein → MIEPSLELYGAAYERVDQQLQDLLDTTGVRYGLLVDRKGFVLSHKEALWAPRPPALDSVATLVASNAAATAALANLLGERTFSEQIHQGENGTLYVESVGDQTLLTLIFDSSVPLGKVKVYAKKTVAQLAAILDELKDAPTVQLGEDFNKGVNALLDDLLG, encoded by the coding sequence ATGATTGAACCCTCGCTTGAGCTGTACGGCGCCGCGTATGAACGCGTGGATCAGCAGCTTCAGGATCTTCTCGACACCACCGGTGTGCGCTACGGTCTGCTCGTCGACCGCAAGGGCTTCGTGCTGTCGCACAAGGAGGCCCTGTGGGCCCCGCGCCCGCCGGCCCTGGATTCGGTCGCCACCCTGGTGGCCAGCAACGCCGCCGCGACCGCCGCGCTGGCGAACCTGCTGGGCGAGCGCACGTTCAGCGAGCAGATCCACCAGGGCGAGAACGGCACCCTGTACGTGGAATCCGTCGGCGACCAGACGCTGCTGACCCTGATCTTCGATTCCAGCGTGCCGCTGGGCAAGGTCAAGGTGTACGCCAAGAAGACGGTGGCGCAGCTGGCCGCGATCCTGGACGAACTCAAGGACGCACCGACCGTGCAGCTGGGCGAGGACTTCAACAAGGGCGTGAACGCCCTGCTCGACGACCTGCTGGGATGA
- a CDS encoding phosphodiester glycosidase family protein produces MKRSLRTWMMSAGLAALGVAGARPVAIGGFMQPSSLDSRSLSGVELLPVWALPRLGISVRNELSDLRLVLNGRELRFTPVTGWRALGVTLARPLPLPQVLEGSLLVPLDAVRALGVTVLADTPNLLDFAAPARVPTATLPPSSAVTPPAAPQATPPVAPPVTPPPATTPPATTTIVSPPATPSSAVAPAPLPAPAGTELQPVPTPAQPAAPLVPGVPVAPPPVSTRALANLDTVRVSRSMYRTVEVQRVVLEFSDVAPYSVGRGGSGLTLTLPGVTAQAQTQALPSGDTLAIRANPSGSAVQLDTAGGRSSVFTLDEPYRIVVDTVTYTDASVPPPVNPAALPEGVTYTRRAGLHLLEFDPTRLTPRVVSAPQGRASGVADLVRAVGGVAGVNGGYFDPASNLPVDLVALGGMMTSGSLEKRGTVGFTAQGQAMFGYPRPRYVLDGVFGSVTVNAVRARPDAALLTAFVGDGRTAVGGPTFTTLQVAPGTGSVTRAGVGAVIPAAGVLAFTFDPLRFPQLPRAAGEPLNVTLNWQASDAPWNTAVDALGAGPLLVAGGRVVLDPVREGFNTAASIWRPTRQVGFGMHGSRPVIAFLEHGSPEDFASALAAAGVQVAVRLDSGSSATAYLAGGYGDLGGYLNTVWSRPVPNAIVFVPRDAAAGSGTASPAAAGQIGR; encoded by the coding sequence GTGAAGCGCAGCTTAAGGACGTGGATGATGTCGGCCGGCCTGGCCGCGCTGGGGGTGGCCGGAGCCAGACCGGTCGCGATCGGCGGGTTCATGCAGCCGTCCAGCCTGGATTCCCGGTCTCTCAGCGGCGTGGAACTGCTGCCCGTGTGGGCGCTGCCCCGACTGGGGATCAGCGTCCGCAACGAGCTGAGCGACCTGCGCCTGGTGTTGAACGGCCGCGAGTTGCGCTTCACCCCGGTCACCGGGTGGCGGGCCCTGGGCGTCACGCTGGCCCGTCCGCTGCCCCTCCCCCAGGTGCTGGAGGGCAGCCTGCTGGTGCCGCTGGACGCGGTTCGGGCCCTGGGCGTCACGGTGCTGGCCGACACGCCGAACCTCCTGGACTTCGCCGCGCCGGCCCGCGTGCCGACGGCGACGCTGCCGCCGTCCTCGGCCGTGACGCCGCCCGCCGCCCCACAGGCCACGCCGCCCGTGGCTCCCCCGGTCACGCCGCCGCCCGCCACGACACCGCCGGCCACCACGACCATCGTGTCGCCGCCGGCCACCCCGTCGTCCGCAGTTGCACCGGCACCGCTGCCGGCCCCGGCGGGCACCGAACTCCAGCCGGTGCCCACCCCGGCCCAGCCCGCCGCGCCGCTCGTGCCGGGTGTGCCGGTCGCGCCGCCGCCCGTGTCCACCCGTGCCCTGGCGAACCTCGACACCGTGCGGGTCAGCCGCAGCATGTACCGCACGGTCGAGGTGCAGCGGGTGGTGCTGGAATTCAGCGATGTGGCGCCGTACAGCGTGGGCCGGGGCGGCAGCGGCCTGACCCTGACCCTGCCGGGCGTGACCGCACAGGCGCAGACGCAGGCGCTGCCCTCCGGCGACACCCTGGCGATCCGGGCGAATCCGTCCGGGAGCGCGGTGCAGCTGGACACGGCGGGTGGGCGCAGCAGCGTGTTCACGCTGGACGAGCCCTACCGCATCGTGGTGGACACCGTCACGTACACCGATGCCAGCGTGCCGCCACCCGTGAATCCGGCCGCGCTGCCAGAGGGTGTGACCTACACCCGCCGCGCCGGTCTGCACCTGCTGGAGTTCGACCCCACCCGGCTGACCCCCCGCGTGGTCAGTGCGCCGCAGGGCCGGGCGTCCGGCGTGGCCGATCTGGTGAGGGCCGTGGGCGGGGTGGCGGGCGTGAACGGCGGGTACTTCGACCCGGCCAGCAACCTGCCGGTGGATCTGGTCGCCCTGGGCGGCATGATGACCTCGGGCAGCCTGGAGAAACGCGGCACGGTGGGCTTCACCGCGCAGGGCCAGGCGATGTTCGGCTACCCGCGTCCGCGCTACGTGCTGGACGGTGTGTTCGGGAGCGTCACGGTGAATGCCGTGCGGGCCAGACCGGACGCGGCCCTCCTGACCGCCTTCGTGGGTGACGGGCGCACGGCGGTCGGTGGGCCGACCTTCACGACGCTTCAGGTGGCACCGGGAACCGGGAGCGTCACGCGGGCCGGGGTGGGAGCCGTGATCCCGGCGGCGGGGGTGCTGGCCTTCACCTTCGATCCGCTGCGCTTTCCACAGCTGCCCCGCGCCGCCGGCGAGCCACTGAACGTCACCCTGAACTGGCAGGCCAGCGACGCCCCGTGGAACACGGCCGTGGACGCGCTGGGCGCGGGGCCGCTGCTGGTGGCGGGGGGCCGGGTGGTGCTCGACCCGGTCCGGGAGGGCTTCAACACGGCGGCCAGCATCTGGCGGCCCACGCGGCAGGTGGGCTTCGGGATGCACGGCTCACGCCCGGTGATCGCCTTCCTGGAGCACGGCTCCCCGGAGGACTTCGCCTCGGCCCTGGCGGCGGCCGGCGTGCAGGTCGCCGTGCGCCTCGACAGCGGCAGCAGCGCCACGGCATACCTGGCGGGGGGCTACGGCGACCTGGGCGGCTACCTGAACACGGTGTGGAGCCGCCCGGTTCCCAACGCCATCGTGTTCGTGCCCCGGGATGCCGCAGCGGGATCGGGAACGGCGTCGCCTGCCGCAGCGGGACAGATCGGGCGCTGA